CATGCTGGGCGTGTCGTCCTTGGGCACCCTGGGCGTCATCATGGCCGGCTGGGCCTCCAACTCGCACTACCCGCTGCTCGGCTCCTTGCGGTCCAGCGCGCAGATGGTCTCCTATGAGGTCGCTATGGGCCTGGCCGTGGTTTCCGCCGTGATCATGAGCAGCATGGCCACCGGCACCGGAACCCTCAGCATGATCGGCATCGTGCGCGCCCAGGAAGCTCAAGGTGTCTGGTTCCTGTTCAAGTTCTTCCCGCTCGGCCTGATCGCCTTCTTCGTCTTCTGCGTGGCCATGGTGGCGGAAACCAACCGCGCCCCCTTCGACCTGCCGGAAGCCGAATCCGAACTCGTGGCGGGCTTCCACACCGAGTACAGCGGATTCCGCTGGTCGCTGTTCTTCCTG
This Terriglobales bacterium DNA region includes the following protein-coding sequences:
- a CDS encoding complex I subunit 1 family protein, producing the protein MAELREYVLGYLGQNVTPGEAGNVLWALIYIILIFTGVSIAVIAMNWLERKILAHMQVRLGPMRVGPHGLLQPIADALKLLIKEDIMPQGADRVVFWLAPVTVVITAFTVYIVIPFGPTHAVTDMNIALLFMLGVSSLGTLGVIMAGWASNSHYPLLGSLRSSAQMVSYEVAMGLAVVSAVIMSSMATGTGTLSMIGIVRAQEAQGVWFLFKFFPLGLIAFFVFCVAMVAETNRAPFDLPEAESELVAGFHTEYSGFRWSLFFL